In the Brevundimonas sp. LM2 genome, ACGACGCCGCCGGCTTCATCAAGCTGAACGCGCTTCGCCTGCGGGTCCTCGCCAAGCGCAACGCTCGCTGATCCTGCAACGCGATCTGGAAGGACTTTCACAAGGTTGTCTAATCGGCTAACCGTGTTCCACGAGTTCCAGCTTGAGGGGGATTGTATGCCGATTGATGCCGCCACGGTCGAGAATGCTAAGCAGGCCCAGAGGGTCGAAAGTCTTCCTTGCCGCAACTGCACGTTTGATGAGGCTCTTTTTCAGATCGTCAAGGATAAGCTGAAGGCAAATCTTTCGGAAGTCAGCGAAGCCGGAACCATCTCGGAACAGAGCCAACTGTACCTGAGGTTCAAGGACTTCGTCATTCGCCAGATCGAGCAGTTGGTCGATACGGCCATCCATGCCCTTTACGAGACCGACAATCCGCTGGCCGGTCACCAGACCCGGCCGGGCCGGCGGGTCAATCTCATCAGCCCCCACCATGACGTCATTCGCCGTCGCGCGCGTCATCTGGTTGAACAGCTGCAGCCTGAGCTTGGAGCGAAGCGCATAACCGGGATTAGACTGACGGTGGCGGATGTTATGAACACGACGGACTGGGAAAGACTGACCCGGGTGTTCTGGAGAAGTTACAGACCCTGATGTCTTGGCTGAGACCGCATCACCCGTTCGTTCGATGGACGGGTTTGAAGGCCTTGATCTACAATTCGAACTTGCTGACGGTCGTCTTCGGCGCGGTCCTGATATTCGGTCTGCCCGAAGCTCTGCTCACAGAAGACGCCACCTGCGCCCCGGCTCGCGGTGAAGTGCGGCTGATGGGTCTGTTCTTTGTAGCCCTTGTCTTCGGCCTCGCGGCGTCGACAGTTTTGTTTCCTCTGATGGCACCGACGCAGTTTCGCGACTTCGCCAATCGCTCTGAGTATCTGTCCGGGAAAGCGGTAAGGCAGCGGGAAACATATAAGGAGGTATGGGCCAAGGCGGAGGTCGATTTTCCTCTTCGGAAGGCCATCCTTATTGGGCTCTTAATAGCTTGTGCAGCGCTCTTTTGCGGATTCGCAGTGAGTGCTGCCCGTTTTCTTGTAGAGACTCAATCGTGCACTCACCCTTCTCCAGAGCCGCTTCAAGTTCATCAATATATAGATCTGTCAGTCGAGTAGCCAAATCGGCCAACGTCGCATCAGTCTCTTGAGGGTCTGGCGCGTCGCATGGCGGGGACCCCTCCGGCTCCGACCAGCGCCTTGGCCGCCGCTTCACACCCGCCATCGGTCGTCTCCATCCGGGCCAGCCAATCCGCAGCGATCGCCGCCATTAGAAAGGATTGCGATGCTCCGCTTGCGCGCGCCACCTCGGCCAGCCGCGCCAGCGTTTCAGCATCCATCCTGACGAAAACGCCGCTCTTCATTCGATTCGAATCGAAGATAACACCGTTTGGGGTGTTTGGGCGCGTCCCCGTTCACAAGGTCGCCTCTTCTGGTCCCGCCCGCCCCCTTACCGCGATTTCACTTGAGCGAGGCGGCGTTCGCGCGGAGCCTGACGCATGTCACGATTGGAGCCCGCCATGATCCGCGCCCTCAGCCTCGCCGCCGCCCTGGCGATCCTGCCGCTGTCCAGCGCGATGGCCGGCGAGCCCCAGACCGCGTCCGAGACCGCGATCGAGGCGGCGGGCGCGGCCTTCGAGGCGCGGATGGCGGCGTTCGGGGAGCGGGCCGAGGCCATCAGCGCCGACGAGAGCCTGACCGCCGACCAGCGCGAGGCGCGGATCGCGGCGATCTGGACCGAATATGCGCCCGAGGTCTCGGCCTTCACCGCCGAGATCAGCCGTCACGCGGGGGCGATCGCCCAGGAGGCCCTGGCCGACATTGACGTCGAGGCCCTGGTCGCCGACGCCATGAACGATCCCGAGGTCCAGGGCGCGCTGCGCGCCGCCCCGGTCATGGCCATCAGCGGAGCCTGGGCCGCCGACGACCCCGAACAGCTGGTCACCTATCAGCTGATCGCCCAGTACGCCCTGGATCAGGCCAGCGATGCGGTGGTCGAGGGCGAGGCACCGGCGGCGACGGACGATTGAGCCGCGTCCTCCCGCTCCGAAGGCGGGGGGAGAAAGACGGCGGATAACGGGTTACGACCGGCCGAACACCTCGACCCCGACATCGCCGTCCGGCGTCAGCCAGGCGCGTTTCATGCCCTGGCTATTGAAGGGGTCGGCGCGCCGGCCCTGGGCGTCCAGGGCGATCAGACCGCCGTCGCCGCCCATCGTGCCGATCTCGGCGATGGCGGCGGAACCGGCCTCGCGAAGGCTCTGGCCCGACTGGACGCGCCAGTCGACGGCGGCGGCGGCCTGGGTCCGGATGAAATACTCGCCCTGGCCGGTGCAGGAGACGGCGACGCGGTCGCTGGCCCAGACGCCGGCCCCGGGCAGGGGGGTGTCGCCGACGCGGCCCGGCAGCTTGCCGAACACCCCGCCGGTCGAGGTGCCGGCGGCCAGGCGGCCCTGGGCGTCCAGCACGCAGCAGCCGACCGTGCCGTGGGCCAGGGCGGCCGAGCGCCCCTGGCCGGGGGGATGGTTGTCCTCGTCCAGACCGGCGCGGGTGAACCAGGTCGCCGGGTCGTCGATCGGCTCAAGCCCCTGGTCGGCGGCGAAGGCGGCGGCCCCGGATCCGGCCAGCAGGACATGGGGGGTGTGGTCCATCACGGCGCGGGCGGCGCGGATCGGATTGCGGTAGCCCTGGAAGGCGGCCACGGCCCCGGCCCGGCGGGTCGGGCCGTCCATCAGGCTGGCGTCCAGCTCGTAGTCGCCCGCCAGATTGGGCGAGGCCCCGCGACCGGCGACATAGAGGCCGGAATCCTCCAGCAGGACGAGCGTCTCGACCACCACGTCCAGCGCCGCGGCCCCCGCCGCCAGGCGCGCCGCCATGGCCCGGACGACCTCGCCCATGTGCTCGCTCTCGCGGCCATAGTCCCGGTCGCGCCGCGCGCCCGCGCCGCCGTGCAGGATGAGGGCGGGTCGGGGCATGGGAGACTCCTGGGCACTCGCCTCTTTCATTCGGGCGTGGCGCTCTTTAGCGTCGCGCGCAGGGGTGCGCCACTTTCCAAGCGGGGGTGGCGATACGCCGAACCAACCTGACAAGGCGACCTCAAGCAGCGCGAACGCGCTCTAGGTCGCCCGAGCGAAGCGAGACCAGACTCATGCGCGCCGTGCTTTCGAAGACCGTCGGTGGTCCCTCGTCCCTGGTGGTCGAGGAGGTGCTGGATCCGACGCCCAAGGCCGGCGAGGTTGTGATCGAGGTCAAGGCGGTCGGGATCAACTTCCCCGACACCCTGATCATCGAGGACAAGTACCAGTTCCGGCCGGAACGTCCGTTCTCGCCGGGCGGCGAGGTGGCGGGCGTGGTCGAGGCGGTCGGCGAGGGCGTCAAGGGCGTGTTCAAGGGCGACCGGGTCATCGCCGTCCCGGGCTGGGGCGGCCTGGTCGAGCGGATCGCGGTGCGGGCCGAAAGCCTGATCAAGATGCCCGACGGCATGGGCTTCGAGGAGGCGGCCGGCCTCGTCCTGACCTATGGCACGGCCTATTACGCGCTGAAGGACCGGGCCAAGCTTCAGGCCGGCGAGCGGCTGCTGGTGCTGGGCGCGGCCGGGGGCGTGGGGGCCGCGGCGGTCGAGCTGGGCAAGGCCATGGGCGCCCAGGTCACCGCCGCCGCCTCGACCAACGACAAGGTCCAGTTCGCCCTGGAGCTGGGGGCCGACAACGGCCTGATCTATCCCGCCGGGGCGATGGACAAGGCGGCGCAGAAGGAACTGTCGGGGGAACTGCGGCTGGCCTCGGGCCGCGACGGGCCGGACGTGGTGTTCGACGGCGTGGGCGGCGACTATGCCGAGCCGGCGCTGCGGTCGATGGACTGGAACGGACGCTATCTGGTGATCGGCTTCCCGGCGGGCATCCCGTCGTTTCCGCTGAACCTGACCCTGCTGAAGTCGGTGTCGGTGATCGGCGTGTTCTGGGGCGCGGCCGTGGCGCGCGACCCGGCCGGCCACGCCGCCAACATGGCCGAGCTGATGGCCTTCTGGGCCGATGGGAAGATCAAGCCGCGCGTCAGCCGGACCTTCCCGCTGGAGCGGGCGCATCAGGCGATCCAGGCCCTGTCGGACCGGACCGCCCTGGGCAAGATCGTGGTGACCGTGGAGTCGTGACCATGCTTTCGGACGGGCTGGATCTGGAGGCGGCCGCCGCGCGGCTGGCGGCGACGGGGCGCCTGCGGTTGCCGGGCCTGCTGCAGGAGGGGGTCGGGGCGCTGTATGAGGCCGTCACCGACCCGGCCATGCTGTGGATGCGGGCGATCCACAATCCCTGGAACACCGAGGTGCCGGTGGCCGTGTTCGAGGCCGAGCCCCTGCTGGAACAGGCCCGTCTGATCGCCCTCTGCCACGAGGAGGCGACCGAAGGGTTCCAGTTCCTCTTCGACCGGCTGAAGCTGGGCCAGGCCCGGGCCATGGGGCTGACGATCCCGCAGGCGCTGTACGACCTGCACGCCTGGTTCAATTCGGAGGGGTTCCTGGCCTTCGCCCGGGCCCTGACCGGGGACGACCGGATCGCCTATGTCGACGCCCAGGCGACGCGCTACCTGCCCGGCCATTTCCTGAACCGGCACACCGACGAGCATGTCGATGCCGGGCGGCTGTATGCCTATGTGCTGAACCTGTCGCCGGACTGGCGGGCGGAGTGGGGCGGGCTGCTGATGTTCCTGCACGGCGAGGCGGTCGTCGAGACCTTCGTGCCCGGGATCGGGACCCTGAACCTGTTCAAGGTGCCGCAGAGCCATGCGGTGTCGATGGTGGCGCCCTTCGCCGGGATGCCGCGCTATGCGATCACCGGCTGGTGGCGCACGACCCCGCCGCCGGGAGGCCAGGGGTGAGCTCCTTGCGCCTGTCGCCGGACCTGGATGTCGAGGCCCTGGCGAAGGCCTTCGTGGCCGGTGGGCAGCGGCTGCATGTGCCGGGCATTCTCGCGGCCGGGGACGCGGACGCCGTCGAGGCGGTGCTGGCGGCCGAGCGGCGCTGGAAGACCACGGTCGCGGCGGGCGGGACCTATCTGGAGCTGCCGCTGGACGGGCGGGTGGCGGAGGATCCGGCCAAACAGGCCTGGCTGGACGAGGCGGCGGTCGACGGGGCCAGTCCGCTGACCCAGTACATCTTCGACACGCGGCGGCTGACGGCGGAGCGGGGCGGGGCGGGCGACGCGGCCGACGCCGTGCTGGACTGGCTGAACAGCCCGGCCTTCATCGGCTTCGCGCGCGCCGTGACCGGCGACGACCGGATCGACCTGGCCGACGCCCAGGCCTCGCGCTATCGGCCGGGCCATGTCCTGACCAGCCACAACGACGTCTCGCCCGGCAAGAACCGGCTGTACGGCTATGTGCTGAACTTCAGCCGCGACTGGCGCGCCGACTGGGGCGGCAACCTAGTCTTCTACGGGGCCGACGGACATATCGAGCACGGCTGGGTGCCGGCGTTCAATGCGCTGAACCTGTTCGTGGTGCCGACGCGGCACGCGGTGACCCAGGTCGCCTCGTTCGCGACGCGGGACCGGCTGTCGATCGTGGGGTGGCTGCGGTCCAACACCGCCATCGGGCCGCAGAGCCGGGGGGACGTGAAGACGTACTAATCCTCCCCCATCGGGGGAGGGGGACCACGAAGTGGTGGAGGGGGCCAGCCCCAGACGCCGAACGTGGGGTGAACCCCCTCCGTCACGTCGCGAAGGCGCGCCGCGCCACCTCCCCCGATGGGGGAGGATTAATCCCGCAGCCGCTCCAGCGCCCGTTCGGCGGCCTCGCGGTGGCGTTTCCGGATATTGGCCCCCATCGTGGCGATCACGGCGGTGATGACGGCGGCGTCGTCGGTGAAGCCGATGCCGGCCAGGAGGTCGGGAATGGCGTCCATCGGCAGGACGAAATAGGCCAGGGCCCCCATCATCACCCCCTTGGCGGCCAGGGGCGTCTCCGGGTCGCGGGCGGCGTAGTAGACGCTGATCAGGGGGTTGGCGAAGGGGATGCGGGCGGCGACCCGGCCGACCTTGGGCCAGAAGCCCGTCTTGACCCGCACCTCATTGACGCGC is a window encoding:
- a CDS encoding 2OG-Fe(II) oxygenase family protein produces the protein MLSDGLDLEAAAARLAATGRLRLPGLLQEGVGALYEAVTDPAMLWMRAIHNPWNTEVPVAVFEAEPLLEQARLIALCHEEATEGFQFLFDRLKLGQARAMGLTIPQALYDLHAWFNSEGFLAFARALTGDDRIAYVDAQATRYLPGHFLNRHTDEHVDAGRLYAYVLNLSPDWRAEWGGLLMFLHGEAVVETFVPGIGTLNLFKVPQSHAVSMVAPFAGMPRYAITGWWRTTPPPGGQG
- a CDS encoding YkvA family protein yields the protein MTANAKPAAGAPSPEDAIDPAKALLPAVQRVNEVRVKTGFWPKVGRVAARIPFANPLISVYYAARDPETPLAAKGVMMGALAYFVLPMDAIPDLLAGIGFTDDAAVITAVIATMGANIRKRHREAAERALERLRD
- a CDS encoding 2OG-Fe(II) oxygenase family protein gives rise to the protein MSSLRLSPDLDVEALAKAFVAGGQRLHVPGILAAGDADAVEAVLAAERRWKTTVAAGGTYLELPLDGRVAEDPAKQAWLDEAAVDGASPLTQYIFDTRRLTAERGGAGDAADAVLDWLNSPAFIGFARAVTGDDRIDLADAQASRYRPGHVLTSHNDVSPGKNRLYGYVLNFSRDWRADWGGNLVFYGADGHIEHGWVPAFNALNLFVVPTRHAVTQVASFATRDRLSIVGWLRSNTAIGPQSRGDVKTY
- a CDS encoding NADPH:quinone oxidoreductase family protein, giving the protein MRAVLSKTVGGPSSLVVEEVLDPTPKAGEVVIEVKAVGINFPDTLIIEDKYQFRPERPFSPGGEVAGVVEAVGEGVKGVFKGDRVIAVPGWGGLVERIAVRAESLIKMPDGMGFEEAAGLVLTYGTAYYALKDRAKLQAGERLLVLGAAGGVGAAAVELGKAMGAQVTAAASTNDKVQFALELGADNGLIYPAGAMDKAAQKELSGELRLASGRDGPDVVFDGVGGDYAEPALRSMDWNGRYLVIGFPAGIPSFPLNLTLLKSVSVIGVFWGAAVARDPAGHAANMAELMAFWADGKIKPRVSRTFPLERAHQAIQALSDRTALGKIVVTVES
- a CDS encoding isoaspartyl peptidase/L-asparaginase family protein; the encoded protein is MPRPALILHGGAGARRDRDYGRESEHMGEVVRAMAARLAAGAAALDVVVETLVLLEDSGLYVAGRGASPNLAGDYELDASLMDGPTRRAGAVAAFQGYRNPIRAARAVMDHTPHVLLAGSGAAAFAADQGLEPIDDPATWFTRAGLDEDNHPPGQGRSAALAHGTVGCCVLDAQGRLAAGTSTGGVFGKLPGRVGDTPLPGAGVWASDRVAVSCTGQGEYFIRTQAAAAVDWRVQSGQSLREAGSAAIAEIGTMGGDGGLIALDAQGRRADPFNSQGMKRAWLTPDGDVGVEVFGRS